GAGAGAGAATGTAGAGCAGAGTTCTGGCTACTTATTCGCTGTCCTGAGCTATTTCCACCATTCCTGTTGATGGCTCCAAAACTAACCGACTGCCTCGCTGTCTGCTGCCTACCCAGGTTTATACCTTCTAAGATATAACTACAATGAAACCTCACAAATAACTGATTTGTAACACTCTCTCAATGTGCAATTGAATACAGCTAACATTCACAGTTGGCTCAGTTTGTGTGTGGAGAAGCTTCTGCATGAGAAATACGTAGCACTCAAACACTGTAGCAGATTGAGCATTTACAATTATTCAGAGattgatattttcttttttcaatatgCTGTTGTACTTTTTCTATTAGCTACATTTCTTTTGGGAAATCTTCATGAGCCTAAAACTTCTGTGTATGTAAGCAGGTCGCTAGGGTTTGTGGACCGCTCATGAGGTGTTTATTTGGTGCATAATcatatgtatgcatgtgtttaCATATGTTGttcttctctcatgcagtggaAGGACGCCAAGCCCGAGGATCTGATGGACTCCAAGCTGAGATGTGTCTTTGAGATGCCCTCTGAAAATGAGAAAACAGTGAGTGGATGGGTTTTCATGTTCTTGCTCATGTTAGCACTGAGCTCTAGGCAGTGTGTGAAATTACAATGACAGTGGGCCTGGCTTCCTTACCTAAAACTAATAAGCAAAACAGATTCTTGACTctttttttggatgcatttgcTCATGATtcgttctctctctgtgtgtgtgtgtgcgtgcgtgcaaaCCTGATTGTGGCCACAGCATGAAATGGAAAGCAATAAGATATCCTCCAGTCTATCAAAGTCGGAATCATCCACATTGTCCATGAAGTCCATGGTCAGTCTGGATGATGGAGAGGTGAAGAAGATCATGGAGGAATGTAAAAGACTGCAGACGGAGGTGCAGCGGCTACGAGAGGAGAACAAACAGATCAGGGTGAGCATTGCTGATTGCATTCTCACAAATGTCAGCAGTAGTCATAAAACATCAGATTCTTGTTTTCTATTTTCAATTGTCCGAGTAATATTACGttatatacactacagtttaGAAGACTAGGGTTGgtaacagtttttaatgtctcGTCTTGTAATGCTCACAGAGGCTGAATTTGtctttttctatttcaatatattttaaactgtaaataatTTTTGTGGTGCAAAGCTGAATGTCCAGCtgccatcactccagtcttcagtgtcacatggtctttCTGagatgatgatttggtgctcaagaaacatttcttattttaataaatgttgaaaacagttgtgctggtgcttaatatttttgtggaaactgtaattttGTGCAGGATGTTTGGtgcatagcatttatttgaaatagaaatcattatttcaaatgtaacattacaaatggcAATACTCTCGCCATatttcttgcaaaaaataaatcaatctgaccccaaacttttgaatgatagtgtatagAACAGAATTGAATTTATATTAGGTatactaaaaataaatcaattcaaacttatttgtatagagcttttcacaatacacatgaCTGGAAAGAGAAGTTAAATGTGGGTTTTACACACAGATGCTTTTCGGCCAATTCTTGTATGATCACTTCATTACCTAACTTGATTTTAGacacaataaaaatgataaaaagtaaaaaaaaaaaaaaaaatatgttttataatgtgCTTTAAGGTGGCACTTTCTCTAGATGCCGTCTTAAATCTAATTACAGACATTTTGTCTTATCTTTAAAGTGGTTATTACTTGTGCCAAAAACGGTATTTTAGGTTTTTCATGACAACTTTGGCATTTGTCAGTTTTCAGGCTGCCTTTAAGAAATGCCCTATTAATATCTGCCATCCTGCTCTCTAGCTATTGACAATAAGTATCTGCCAGTGAACAACACATACTGATCGACCACATGACTTATGTGCTCATTCACCATAGTGCTTAAACATatgagagagaactgaagataacCTGCACCTGGGGACCATTACTGCTCCTTGTTTAATGAAACCAGCACAGGGCCAATTTATTTCTGTCATCTAACTATCTTCATTTCTCTCTCCACTTCCCCTCTATATCGCCTCCCCAGCAGGAAGATGATGGTCTGCGGATGAGGAAGAGCACAGTAATGTCCGCTCCGCACTCATCTCCAGCGATGAGAGTGAAGGAGGAGGGGCTGAGCACCAGGGTGATCGctctaattgtgctgttttttgTCGTGGGTGTCATCGTAGGCAAGTTGGCCTTGTAAAATCCAAGAGGGGATCACTGCAAGCATGCATTGCGGATGTAACAAAAACAAACCAGAAAAGTAACCAATGCAGAATCCGTTTAATCCGAGTACCATATCATTTGGGTAGTTTTGGATTAGTGAGGTGTGTAAAATTAATAAAGAGATCAAGGAATTTCATCATGTtatgtgcaaagaaaaaaatcatcaaacTAATAATAATCTGACACAGCTCTTGCCTCAAAATTGTGAAATCATTCTGGCCCCTGTTCCTTAATTATTTCTGATGCAAGTACAAATAGATAACAAATGTCATAGATTTTAACACTAAAAATGTTGTAGGGATTTTCTAACACCAGATGTGCGATTGAGTTGTGGTAGAGTGAATGTtgttttatcactttttttttctctcagtggGTCAAAAGCTAATTGAGTCTGTATACAAATGCTAAACGTCTTTGAAATGTGTCacatgtgcatttaatttatgcataTGCAGACTTCCTGCATTAAAGCAGCAGTTCACTGAAGTTCAGCCTGTATATTTTCAATCCCTCTTCAGGTTAATGATAAAACAAGCCTTCTGGTTTTTCCCTAGTCACACGGTTGTTTAAATAGCATGCATTTTATATCTTCCATCCTCATCCGTTCAGTCCGACTGATATGTTTGAGTACCAGCAGCACGTACTATGATTCAACATATAGTTCCTCGGCGAATCAGATAATGTCACTAAATATCCATGTTTTTATCACCGTTTCACACATATGTTCACTTGCAATCAGCCACCAATTGACATCCAAATGCCAAAACCACCCATAGTGGCTTGGGTCACAATTGGATTCTTTTGGGATTCAAACATCTTTAATGAAAAAAGCGAGGAAATGTACTGTTAATGACTGATCTTTCAATCTGCTGTTACTGGGAAAGTGTTGGTGAAACCGAAAACATTATTTGCTCCAAAAACCATTTGAAACAACATTTCTCTGAACTGCTGTGTATGTCGGTAAGGCACAGGGCTGACGCTTTTTGAAACCCACACTTT
This genomic window from Carassius gibelio isolate Cgi1373 ecotype wild population from Czech Republic chromosome A6, carGib1.2-hapl.c, whole genome shotgun sequence contains:
- the LOC128015931 gene encoding vesicle-associated membrane protein-associated protein B-like isoform X1, producing the protein MARQEQVLLLEPQHELRFRGPFTDVVTATLKLANPTDRNVCFKVKTTAPRRYCVRPNSGVIDAGTSINVSVMLQPFDYDPNEKSKHKFMVQSLLAPPDMTDTEGVWKDAKPEDLMDSKLRCVFEMPSENEKTHEMESNKISSSLSKSESSTLSMKSMVSLDDGEVKKIMEECKRLQTEVQRLREENKQIRQEDDGLRMRKSTVMSAPHSSPAMRVKEEGLSTRVIALIVLFFVVGVIVGKLAL
- the LOC128015931 gene encoding vesicle-associated membrane protein-associated protein B-like isoform X2; this translates as MARQEQVLLLEPQHELRFRGPFTDVVTATLKLANPTDRNVCFKVKTTAPRRYCVRPNSGVIDAGTSINVSVMLQPFDYDPNEKSKHKFMVQSLLAPPDMTDTEGVWKDAKPEDLMDSKLRCVFEMPSENEKTHEMESNKISSSLSKSESSTLSMKSMVSLDDGEVKKIMEECKRLQTEVQRLREENKQIREDDGLRMRKSTVMSAPHSSPAMRVKEEGLSTRVIALIVLFFVVGVIVGKLAL